The Cygnus atratus isolate AKBS03 ecotype Queensland, Australia chromosome 2, CAtr_DNAZoo_HiC_assembly, whole genome shotgun sequence genome window below encodes:
- the MYLK4 gene encoding myosin light chain kinase family member 4, with product MTTSSRQSSSTTKVNNLAKIFDPNALQNQGPDIAMEPPQILRVESSDVSTSESFNIMDMKFASLEQKIDKLLILQDNVLKKLNSVSQEICCIEKDIGIVKAETSEPASRMERNKNLKSNEMKRLCLTMKKSLSDINRNAEQQVKRLDGLEQSVSGIQKLVGPLAEKVKTLIIHHSSLKHHVQKRKLYKFGDYTKGAGHGFGMQIFSQTTAGALLKKKIEKDTKEKSHLSETGTNSIKEKKPPDSTEGAVQKSQSCSHEEEVDKLNKENAKRESSVLLQMDPPRLHPEGPEQKQENLAFESYNRHRRSSVQKSCTTERQQEEEAVDDACQRINGQEIESESPADGERKEEYQVSVAEKQEERKNEGEGVADKNEKEDKEPPALSPNQDEAGQSQDEEATEGRCKGCGKDDSSTPPAPFDHRIVSAKRVGISSYYNVNKNEILGGGRFGQVHKCEEKATGLKLAAKIIKARGAKEKDEVKNEISVMNQLNHVNLIQLYDAFESKNDIVLVMEYVEGGELFDRIIDENCNLTEMDTISFVKQICEGIQYMHQMYILHLDLKPENILCVNRAANQIKIIDFGLARRYKPREKLRVNFGTPEFLAPEVVNYEFVSFPTDMWSVGVIAYMLLSGLSPFLGDDDSETLNNILACSWDFEDEEFRGVSDQAKDFISKLLIKEKCWRISATAALKHPWLSDHKLHCRLQKKAKGTCVSQAPSAP from the exons ATGACTACAtccagcaggcagagctcttCTACAACTAAGGTCAACAACTTGGCCAAAATATTTGAtccaaatgctttgcaaaacCAAGGGCCTGATATTGCAATGGAGCCACCCCAAATTCTTCGTGTTGAAAGCAGTGATGTCAGCACATCTGAAAGTTTTAACATCATGGATATGAAGTTTGCCTCCCTTGAACAAAAAATAGATAAGCTGTTGATTCTGCAAGACAATGTCCTTAAGAAGCTTAACAGTGTTTCTCAAGAAATCTGTTGCATTGAAAAAGATATTGGGATTGTAAAAGCGGAGACATCTGAACCTGCGTCGaggatggaaagaaacaaaaatctaaaaagtaatgaaatgaaGAGGCTTTGCCTTACAatgaaaaaatctctttctgatATAAACAGGAATGCAGAGCAGCAAGTTAAAAGACTAGATGGACTGGAGCAAAGTGTTTCTGGAATACAGAAACTTGTAGGGCCTCTGGCTGAAAAGGTTAAAACATTAATAATTCATCATTCAAGCTTAAAACACCATGTTCAAAAACGTAAGCTTTATAAGTTCGGTGATTACACAAAAGGAGCTGGACATGGTTTTGGGATGCAGATTTTCTCGCAGACAACAGCTGGTGCCCTGctcaagaagaaaattgaaaag GACACCAAAGAAAAGTCACATTTAAGTGAGACGGGAACAAATTctataaaagagaagaaacccCCAGATTCAACAG AGGGGGCCGTACAGAAGAGCCAGTCCTGCTCTCATGAAGAAGAAGTTGATAAACTCAACAAGGAAAATGCCAAGAGGGAAAGTTCTGTTCTGCTTCAAATGGATCCTCCCAGACTTCATCCTGAAGGGCCAGAGCAGAAGCAAGAAAATTTGGCTTTTGAAAGCTATAACAGACACAGGAGGAGCTCTGTTCAGAAATCCTGTACTACAGAAAGGCAGCAAGAAGAAGAAGCCGTTGATGATGCTTGTCAAAGGATAAATGGGCAGGAGATAGAGAGTGAGTCCCCAGCagatggggagaggaaggaggaatatCAGGTATCTGtagctgaaaaacaagaagagaggaagaatgaAGGGGAAGGAGTTGCTgataagaatgaaaaagaggATAAGGAACCACCAGCACTTTCTCCAAATCAAGATGAGGCAGGACAAAGCCAAGATGAAGAGGCAACAGAGGGAAG GTGTAAAGGCTGCGGAAAAG atgATAGTTCTACTCCACCAGCACCATTTGATCACCGGATTGTCTCAGCCAAAAGGGTGGGGATCAGCAGTTATTATAACGTCAACAAGAATGAAATCCTGGGAGG aggGCGATTTGGTCAAGTGCacaaatgtgaagaaaaagcaaCGGGTCTCAAGCTAGCAGCCAAAATTATAAAAGCCAGAGGTGCTAAAGAGAAG GATGAAGTGAAGAATGAAATAAGTGTCATGAACCAGCTGAATCACGTGAACCTCATCCAGCTGTATGATGCCTTTGAATCCAAAAATGATATTGTTCTAGTAATGGAATA TGTGGAAGGAGGAGAATTATTTGACAGAATTATTGATGAAAACTGCAATTTGACAGAGATGGACACTATTTCATTCGTAAAACAGATCTGCGAGGGAATTCAGTACATGCACCAAATGTACATTCTTCATTTGGATCTAAAG CCAGAGAATATCCTGTGTGTGAACCGAGCtgcaaatcaaataaaaattattgatTTTGGATTGGCAAGAAG ATATAAACCCAGGGAAAAACTTCGAGTTAACTTTGGGACTCCAGAATTTCTTGCTCCTGAAGTTGTGAATTATGAGTTTGTCTCCTTTCCTACAGACATGTGGAGTGTAGGAGTCATTGCTTACATGCT CCTCAGTGGATTGTCTCCCTTTTTGGGAGATGATGACAGTGAGACTCTCAACAATATCCTGGCCTGCAGCTGGGATTTTGAAGATGAGGAATTTCGAGGTGTTTCTGATCAGGCCAAAGATTTCATCTCAAAGCTTCTCATCAAGGAAAAATG CTGGAGAATAAGCGCAACTGCTGCCTTAAAACACCCCTGGTTATCAGACCACAAGCTCCACTGCAGACTCCAG aAGAAGGCTAAAGGCACCTGTGTGTCCCAAGCACCCTCAGCTCCATAA